DNA sequence from the Streptomyces sp. MST-110588 genome:
CGTCGAGAGCCGCCACCAGGAGACCGACACCGTCACCACCTTCGTCGTACGGCCCGCGGACGGCGGCGAGGTCCCGGCGTTCCGGCCCGGCCAGTACGTCTCCGTACAGGTGGAACTGGCCGACGGCGCGCGGCAGATCCGGCAGTACAGCCTCAGCGGGCAGCCGGACGGCGCGCTCCAGTTCTCCGTCAAGCGGGTGCTGGGCGAGGAGGCCGGCGGGTCCGCCGGCGCGGCGGTGGACGGCGAGGTCTCCAACCACCTGCACGACCACGTCCAGGCCGGTGACACCCTGACCGTCAGCGCCCCGTTCGGTGACGTGGTCCTCGACGAGGGCGAGGGCCCGCTGCTGCTCGCCTCGGCGGGCATCGGCTGCACCCCGATGATCGGGATGCTCGGGCACCTGGCGGCCACCGGCTCCACGCGCCGCGTCATCTCCGTGCACGCCGACCGCTCCCCGGCCACCCACGCCTTCCGCGCGGAACTCCAGCAGTTCACCGGCAAGCTGGCGAACGCCACCGCCGAGGTCTGGTACGAGCACCCCGGCGCGGACGCCGACTGGCCGGCCGACCGTACCGGCCGCGCCGACCTCAGCGGCCTGGAGATCCCCGCCGGCACCACCGCCTACCTGTGCGGCCCGGTCCCCTTCATGAAGGCGGTCCGCGCCCAGCTCCTGGAGGCCGGGGTCCGGGCGGCGGACATCCACTACGAGGTGTTCGGTCCCGACCTGGGGATCTGATCCCGGGGCCCGGGGGTCAGGGCGGCCCGGGGGCGGGCGCGGGACGCCGGCCCCCGGGCGCAGGGCCTGGCCCTCGGGCCGAGGACACCGGCCCCGGGCGATGGACGGGCGGAGGAGGGCGAACGGGCCGGGCCGCTCCCGTCTCCCCTGCCCCGCACGGACGCGCTCAGCCCCGCTCGGACGCCGTCGGCTGCGCCACGGCCGGGTCCGGCGCCCCCCACGGAGCCACGGCCGGGCCGTCCGCAGCCTGCCCGTCGTACGTGGACCGCGCCGCCGCCTTCTTCAGGGTGTCCAGGATCGCCAGCCCCTGCCCGACGATCCCGGTGGCGATCTCGCCGACGCCCTCCGCGCCGTTGAGCACGGTCAACTGCGCCCCGGACAGGCCCCGGGCGGCGGCTTCGGCCAGTGCGGGCAGGTTCTCCACGATGCGGTTGGCGGCGATCAGTTCCTGGTTGCCGTCCCGCAGCGAGGCCGCCCGTGCCGCGTTGGCGTCGGCCTGTGCCTGGGCGATCGTACGCTGCGCGTAGGCGTCGCCGTCCGCCGCGAATTTCGCCTGGTCACGGTGGGCCTCGGCCAAGGTGCGCTGCCGGTAGGCGTCGGCGTCGGCCGGGCGCCGCACCTCGGCCTCCAGGCGCTGTGCGGTCAGTGCCGCCTCGCGCCGGGCCAGCGCGGTCTGTTCCTCGATGACCTCCTGCGAGGCCCGGGCCAGCGCCAGCGGTCCGGCCTGCGCGGAACGGGCCCTGGCCTGTTCGGTCTCGGCCTCGAACCCGGCCCGTTTGATCGCGGTGTCCCGCTCGTACCTCGCCCGCAGGGCCGCGGCCTCCTGCTCCCGTTCGGCGGCTTCCTGGTCCGCCTTGGCGCGGGCGATGCGCGCCTGTCCGGCGACGGCGGCGACATGTGGCGCCGCGAGGTTGGTGATGTAGTCCGAGGGGTCGACGATCTCCTGGATCTGCAGGGCGTCCACGACGATGCCCAGCTTCTCCATCTCCGTGTGGCTGCCC
Encoded proteins:
- a CDS encoding flotillin, giving the protein MFFWHVPAPNEAVLVSGSKRQEHDTQFRIVTGHGCFVLPVKQKARVLSLALREAEIAEDCVTKQGIRLTVRAVTVFKVGDDPVSIANAARRFLSEQHRMEELVGRIFAGHLRSIIGGLTVEQIIRERDRVAQEVKEGSHTEMEKLGIVVDALQIQEIVDPSDYITNLAAPHVAAVAGQARIARAKADQEAAEREQEAAALRARYERDTAIKRAGFEAETEQARARSAQAGPLALARASQEVIEEQTALARREAALTAQRLEAEVRRPADADAYRQRTLAEAHRDQAKFAADGDAYAQRTIAQAQADANAARAASLRDGNQELIAANRIVENLPALAEAAARGLSGAQLTVLNGAEGVGEIATGIVGQGLAILDTLKKAAARSTYDGQAADGPAVAPWGAPDPAVAQPTASERG
- a CDS encoding globin domain-containing protein codes for the protein MLSPKSAETVRATLPAVGAAIGEITTLFYDKLFTAHPALRRDLFNRGNQAAGTQPQALAGSIAAFATHLLENPDARPDTMLARIAHKHASLGVTEAQYPVVYEHLFAAIAEVLGEAVTAEVAEAWTEVYWLMANALIAIERRLYAEAGTAAGEVWRTYRVESRHQETDTVTTFVVRPADGGEVPAFRPGQYVSVQVELADGARQIRQYSLSGQPDGALQFSVKRVLGEEAGGSAGAAVDGEVSNHLHDHVQAGDTLTVSAPFGDVVLDEGEGPLLLASAGIGCTPMIGMLGHLAATGSTRRVISVHADRSPATHAFRAELQQFTGKLANATAEVWYEHPGADADWPADRTGRADLSGLEIPAGTTAYLCGPVPFMKAVRAQLLEAGVRAADIHYEVFGPDLGI